A stretch of the Rhodohalobacter mucosus genome encodes the following:
- a CDS encoding Hsp20/alpha crystallin family protein codes for MALIRYSQPQTDPFGKRFSDIIDEFFNDAVATRQAGFSPRIDISENEKQFLIDVALPGVNKDDIDVNLENGRLTISGERKFESEDEGKQYHRVESHYGSFTRTFQLPDNVDDNSVSAAYKDGILEISIDKSEEKLKKQIKVK; via the coding sequence ATGGCACTCATTAGATATTCACAACCACAAACCGATCCGTTCGGCAAGAGATTTTCCGACATTATTGATGAATTCTTTAATGATGCGGTTGCTACGCGTCAAGCAGGTTTCTCTCCCAGAATTGATATTTCTGAAAATGAGAAACAGTTTCTGATTGATGTTGCGCTGCCGGGTGTTAATAAAGACGACATCGACGTAAATCTTGAGAATGGCCGTCTGACAATCAGCGGTGAACGCAAATTTGAATCAGAAGACGAAGGAAAACAGTATCACAGAGTTGAAAGTCATTACGGTTCTTTTACACGAACCTTTCAGCTACCTGATAATGTAGATGACAACAGCGTCTCAGCAGCCTATAAAGATGGGATTTTGGAAATATCCATTGATAAAAGTGAAGAGAAGCTGAAAAAACAAATTAAGGTCAAGTAA
- a CDS encoding STAS domain-containing protein translates to MSFNVSERYNCVVIEFKGNVMGGPDAVNLNEKLHELIEEDKKNIVVDLGKVKFMNSSGLGMLIGGLTTMRKAGGDLRIANAADKIQSLLMVTKLITVFKNFKSLDEAIASFEE, encoded by the coding sequence ATGAGCTTTAATGTTTCTGAGCGTTATAACTGTGTTGTCATAGAATTTAAAGGCAATGTGATGGGGGGGCCTGACGCCGTAAACCTGAATGAAAAACTTCATGAGCTTATTGAGGAAGACAAGAAAAATATCGTTGTCGACCTCGGGAAAGTAAAATTCATGAACTCTTCGGGTCTTGGCATGCTTATCGGCGGACTCACCACAATGCGCAAAGCGGGCGGTGATCTCAGAATTGCGAATGCTGCTGATAAAATTCAGAGTCTTCTGATGGTTACCAAGCTCATTACAGTGTTTAAGAATTTTAAATCTTTAGATGAAGCCATCGCTTCATTCGAAGAATAA
- the secD gene encoding protein translocase subunit SecD has protein sequence MKNQNNGFKIGSIVVFLGLTLWYLFPTIQWSLEQRHMESLTETELVRYQSDNNEKLQSLRERSLKLGLDLQGGMYVTLQIGEPQLILELAGDNADDELEQIINVAEEQAVQNNTDFVDEFVSEFEARNPDGLLSRYYRSDAENITRRSTNEEIATYLRTQRDSAVTRAMEIIRSRVDRFGVSEPSIVQQGTNRIIVELPGVDDEERVRDLLRGTARLEFRMAAEPDEINASKQQISTYFQENREELEEQGMQNLLDIFSFQGVSQYSFGYAAETDTAAVNRLLSMEEVQRLIPRNTVLMWGARPFAFDSGTGLVELIAVRSQIELTGDVITEARVAFEPTTNAAEVSMTMNSEGARRWSRITGANIGRPVAIVLDGYVESYPTVQNQINNGRSSITGIGGVQEAEDLVNILLSGALPAPLDIVEERTVGASLGEASIQAGLYSVIFGLSVVAIFMIVYYRVGGAIADLALILNIIFILGILAGFQATLTLPGIAGIVLTIGMAVDANVLIFDRIREEMRGGKTLRAAIDNGYSNAMSAIIDANVTTFFVAIILYSFGVGPIKGFAITLMAGIVASLFSAIVITRVVVDYLTREKTADVSFG, from the coding sequence ATGAAAAATCAAAATAACGGATTTAAAATCGGCTCTATCGTCGTTTTTCTGGGCCTGACCCTTTGGTACCTGTTCCCCACCATCCAATGGAGCCTGGAACAGCGTCACATGGAAAGCCTCACCGAAACCGAGCTGGTTCGCTACCAAAGCGATAACAATGAAAAACTGCAGAGTCTCAGAGAACGATCACTTAAGCTTGGACTGGATCTTCAGGGCGGCATGTACGTAACCCTTCAGATCGGAGAACCACAGCTGATTCTGGAACTGGCCGGTGATAACGCGGATGACGAGCTTGAGCAAATCATCAATGTGGCCGAAGAACAGGCTGTTCAGAACAACACTGACTTTGTGGATGAATTCGTCTCTGAATTTGAGGCCCGTAACCCTGACGGACTCCTCAGCAGATATTACCGTTCGGATGCGGAAAATATCACACGACGCTCAACCAACGAAGAGATTGCCACCTATCTCAGAACACAGCGCGATTCGGCTGTTACCCGGGCCATGGAGATTATCAGGTCAAGGGTTGACCGCTTTGGCGTATCCGAGCCTTCAATTGTACAGCAGGGTACAAACCGAATTATTGTAGAGCTGCCCGGCGTGGATGACGAAGAACGTGTAAGAGATCTTCTGAGAGGAACGGCGCGACTCGAATTCAGGATGGCGGCCGAACCGGATGAAATCAATGCTTCAAAACAGCAGATCTCGACCTATTTCCAGGAAAACCGCGAGGAGCTGGAAGAACAGGGTATGCAAAACCTGCTTGACATTTTCAGTTTCCAGGGTGTATCGCAATACTCCTTCGGTTACGCAGCGGAGACGGATACAGCTGCCGTAAATCGTTTGTTGTCGATGGAAGAGGTACAGCGACTGATTCCCAGAAATACGGTTTTGATGTGGGGAGCCCGGCCGTTTGCATTTGATAGCGGAACCGGACTCGTGGAACTGATTGCGGTCCGCAGCCAGATTGAGCTTACAGGCGATGTGATCACAGAGGCCCGCGTAGCGTTTGAGCCCACGACCAATGCCGCTGAGGTATCCATGACGATGAATTCGGAGGGTGCACGGCGCTGGTCGCGCATTACGGGGGCCAATATCGGCCGCCCTGTTGCCATCGTGCTCGACGGTTATGTAGAATCATACCCGACCGTGCAGAATCAGATCAATAACGGACGCTCATCCATTACCGGTATTGGCGGTGTGCAGGAGGCTGAGGATCTTGTAAACATCCTTCTCTCGGGTGCCCTTCCCGCCCCGCTCGATATTGTGGAAGAACGGACCGTGGGTGCTTCGCTCGGTGAAGCCTCCATTCAGGCCGGCCTTTATTCGGTCATTTTCGGGCTCAGTGTGGTAGCCATTTTTATGATTGTATACTATCGTGTTGGTGGCGCCATAGCCGATCTGGCTCTAATCCTGAATATTATCTTCATTCTGGGAATCCTGGCCGGCTTTCAGGCTACTCTCACCCTTCCTGGAATTGCAGGTATCGTACTTACCATTGGTATGGCCGTGGATGCGAACGTGCTGATATTCGACCGGATCCGCGAGGAGATGCGCGGCGGCAAGACACTCAGGGCCGCTATCGATAACGGGTACTCTAATGCAATGAGCGCCATTATTGACGCCAACGTGACCACCTTCTTTGTGGCTATCATTCTCTACAGTTTTGGTGTAGGACCGATCAAGGGCTTTGCAATTACGCTGATGGCCGGTATTGTGGCATCTCTCTTCAGTGCCATCGTAATCACCAGGGTGGTAGTTGACTATCTGACCCGTGAAAAAACCGCAGATGTCAGCTTCGGTTGA
- a CDS encoding 3-deoxy-7-phosphoheptulonate synthase class II produces the protein MSTPSKTANPIQIPEMFESEGWHPLSWNKKEISQLPPYPDTEELQKAYNELRSLPPLITSWEVEALKEKLANVSEGKAFLLQGGDCAETFDACKAPKIVNMLKVMLQMSFILVHEMGRPVVRIGRIAGQYAKPRSRDFETVNGEEMLNYRGDLINSIEATREARTPDPQRLLTAYEKAALTLNFLRALSDEGFADLQHPEQWELDFMKNNEYYKEYEAMVNSIHKAINFMETITPNSFSTLHKVDLYTSHEALNLYYDAAQTQRVPRKTGWFNLSGHMVWLGNRTKQLDGAHIEYLSGIRNPIGIKVGPPFDLEETLQVIEKLNPGREAGKIVIITRMGADYVDKHLPTFIRALKQEGHPVVWSCDPMHGNTFSTEKNLKTRSFNNILEEIRTTFAVHRSEGSYLGGVHLELTGDNVTECVGGANGLNETGLDINYETYCDPRLNYEQSLEMAFLVAKEWNKSYGQA, from the coding sequence ATGAGTACCCCGTCCAAAACCGCCAACCCCATTCAGATACCCGAGATGTTCGAAAGTGAAGGGTGGCATCCGTTATCCTGGAATAAAAAGGAGATCAGCCAGCTACCTCCTTATCCAGACACAGAGGAGCTTCAAAAGGCATACAATGAACTCCGGTCTCTGCCGCCTCTTATCACTTCCTGGGAAGTGGAAGCACTGAAAGAGAAGCTTGCAAACGTCTCGGAAGGCAAGGCATTTTTGCTGCAGGGCGGTGACTGTGCTGAAACTTTTGATGCCTGTAAGGCACCCAAAATTGTGAATATGCTCAAAGTAATGCTTCAGATGAGCTTTATTCTTGTGCACGAAATGGGAAGGCCGGTTGTGAGAATAGGCCGCATTGCGGGTCAATACGCCAAACCGAGGTCCAGAGACTTTGAAACGGTGAACGGAGAGGAAATGCTCAACTACCGCGGGGATCTGATTAACAGTATTGAGGCGACCCGTGAAGCCCGTACACCCGATCCGCAGCGCCTTCTTACGGCCTATGAGAAAGCTGCGCTTACGCTGAATTTTTTGCGGGCACTGTCGGACGAAGGATTTGCCGATCTGCAGCACCCCGAGCAGTGGGAGCTCGATTTCATGAAAAACAACGAGTACTACAAAGAGTACGAGGCAATGGTGAACTCCATCCATAAAGCGATCAATTTTATGGAGACCATCACGCCAAACAGTTTCAGCACGCTTCACAAAGTTGATCTCTATACGTCTCATGAAGCATTGAACCTATATTACGATGCGGCGCAGACGCAACGGGTGCCCAGAAAAACAGGCTGGTTCAACCTGAGCGGACACATGGTCTGGCTTGGAAATCGTACAAAGCAGCTCGATGGCGCACATATCGAATACCTGAGCGGCATACGCAATCCAATCGGAATCAAGGTCGGGCCGCCTTTTGACCTTGAAGAGACCCTGCAGGTTATTGAAAAACTAAACCCAGGCCGTGAAGCTGGTAAAATTGTGATCATAACCCGTATGGGCGCAGATTACGTGGATAAACATCTGCCGACTTTCATCCGCGCACTCAAACAGGAAGGACATCCTGTAGTCTGGAGCTGCGACCCGATGCACGGCAATACATTTTCCACAGAGAAAAATCTGAAAACGCGCAGCTTCAATAATATTCTGGAAGAGATCAGGACAACGTTTGCCGTTCACCGATCGGAGGGAAGCTACCTTGGCGGGGTTCACCTGGAACTTACGGGTGATAACGTAACCGAGTGCGTTGGCGGTGCAAACGGCCTAAACGAGACCGGCCTTGATATCAACTACGAAACATATTGCGATCCCAGGCTCAATTACGAACAAAGCCTGGAAATGGCCTTTCTGGTCGCGAAGGAGTGGAACAAAAGCTACGGACAAGCGTGA
- the secF gene encoding protein translocase subunit SecF: MRWFETPSFDFIKYHNIAYFISGALVIGSIVAILTMGLNYGIDFRGGKEFVFQFESPVSVTDIRNELTEPLGSTPEIKLFGSESEILIRTDAEGDITEVSDIIMSTVTAMYPDNPVSIQKTDLVGPRFADDLRRGAINSIFFALAVVFIYIFIRFKGWYFSAGAIAALAHDVLIVLGIFTVMGEIAPFNVSIDQAIIAAFLTIVGYSLNDTVVVFDRIRENSIVYKTMEFKEMINKSLNDTLSRTVITSVTTLFVVLVLFIFGGEVLKGFAFALVLGIILGTYSSLFVASSLVVELQKRAMNKAKS; the protein is encoded by the coding sequence ATGAGATGGTTTGAAACACCCAGTTTTGACTTTATAAAATATCACAATATTGCATACTTCATTTCCGGAGCCCTGGTAATCGGGTCGATCGTTGCAATCCTTACAATGGGGCTGAACTACGGAATTGACTTCCGTGGCGGAAAAGAGTTTGTATTTCAGTTTGAAAGCCCGGTAAGCGTCACCGACATACGAAATGAACTTACAGAACCGCTGGGTTCCACACCGGAAATAAAGCTATTCGGATCTGAAAGCGAGATACTGATACGCACCGATGCAGAAGGTGACATCACCGAAGTAAGTGACATCATCATGAGCACTGTGACGGCCATGTATCCGGACAATCCCGTATCTATTCAAAAAACCGACCTTGTGGGGCCTCGTTTTGCTGATGATCTACGGCGGGGGGCTATAAATTCCATCTTCTTTGCCCTGGCGGTTGTCTTCATTTACATTTTCATACGCTTCAAGGGATGGTACTTTTCAGCCGGCGCGATTGCCGCCCTGGCCCACGACGTACTGATTGTATTGGGAATATTTACCGTTATGGGCGAAATCGCACCATTTAACGTAAGCATTGATCAGGCCATCATTGCGGCTTTCCTGACTATTGTCGGATATTCACTGAACGACACCGTGGTGGTATTTGACCGTATTCGCGAAAACTCCATAGTGTACAAGACGATGGAGTTTAAGGAAATGATCAATAAAAGCCTGAATGATACACTCAGCCGTACTGTGATCACATCTGTCACTACCTTGTTTGTAGTACTCGTGCTATTTATCTTTGGCGGTGAAGTGCTGAAAGGTTTTGCGTTTGCACTTGTTTTGGGTATCATTCTAGGTACATACAGTTCTCTTTTTGTGGCAAGTTCGCTCGTCGTTGAGCTTCAGAAACGAGCCATGAATAAAGCGAAGTCTTAA
- the uvrA gene encoding excinuclease ABC subunit UvrA has product MHQHIIIRGAREHNLKNLDIDIPRERLVVFTGLSGSGKSSLAFDTIYAEGQRRFMESLSAYARQFLGMMERPEVDFIDGLSPVISIDQKTTNRNPRSTVGTVTEIYDFLRLLYARIGIPYSYLSGNKMEKQTSDQIVEAILQLPKGTKAYCLAPVVRGRKGHYRELFDQMQKQGFVKARVDGEMLDLEGEIKLDRYKTHNIEVVVDRFVISPNSEKRISESVHMALEMADGNLILGIQEKDGGLKDQVYSKHLFDPESGLSYEDPAPNLFSFNSPYGACKACNGLGYRYDVSRELVIPNPEQSISDGGIRYLGQPRDIFIFKQIRAVLESVDHDFDMPLKNFSDEALDLLFEGGGDKKFNVSYDFKNSNVTYKHKFSGLRSVIREQYEESKSNKQRDKAKAFLSKITCPECGGGRLNHEALSYKIDGFTIQDLVQRDIRNLRKTIGNLKLSERQRKIGQQVLKEIIDRIDFLLNVGLSYLSLDREAQTLSGGEAQRIRLATQIGTQLVGVLYILDEPSIGLHQRDNIKLIKSLETLRDLGNSVIVVEHDRETIEHADYVVDLGPGAGTHGGYIVTKGTPDELDPDSMTMKFLRDEESIPLPGKRRKGSGKEIRIHNARGHNLKEVDLSVPLGKFICVTGVSGSGKSSLINQTLVPILSNEFYNSKSVPLPYKTVEGLNHVDKVISIDQSPIGRTPRSNPGTYTKVFDHIRSLFAELPESKIRGYDQGRFSFNVKGGRCETCKGDGVRKIEMNFLPDIYVNCEVCNGKRYNRETLEIHYKGKNISDVLQMPVSEAVEFFDSVPAIKRKLKTLNSVGLGYLTLGQSSTTLSGGEAQRIKLSRELSKIGTGDTIYIMDEPTTGLHFQDVRMLVDVIQKLVEKGNTVIVIEHNMDLIKAADWIIDLGPEGGEGGGEIIAEGTPEEVSRISESHTGRYLNEELSRSREKAAAD; this is encoded by the coding sequence TTGCATCAACACATCATTATACGCGGAGCACGCGAACACAATCTTAAAAATCTGGACATAGATATTCCCCGGGAACGGCTGGTCGTTTTCACCGGGCTTTCAGGTTCAGGTAAATCATCCCTGGCGTTCGACACCATCTACGCAGAGGGACAACGACGATTTATGGAGTCGCTATCTGCCTATGCACGGCAGTTTCTGGGAATGATGGAGAGGCCCGAAGTTGATTTTATCGACGGGCTCTCACCGGTGATCTCTATCGATCAGAAAACCACTAATCGAAACCCGCGCTCCACCGTAGGAACGGTGACCGAGATTTATGACTTTCTGAGACTTCTCTATGCCCGAATCGGTATTCCGTACTCCTATCTGTCCGGCAATAAAATGGAGAAACAGACCTCTGATCAAATTGTAGAGGCCATTCTGCAGCTTCCAAAAGGCACCAAAGCCTACTGCCTTGCACCGGTTGTCAGGGGCAGGAAAGGCCACTACCGTGAACTCTTTGATCAGATGCAAAAGCAGGGGTTTGTTAAGGCCCGCGTGGATGGCGAGATGCTCGACCTTGAGGGAGAGATAAAGCTCGACCGGTATAAAACCCACAATATTGAAGTTGTGGTCGACCGGTTTGTTATCTCGCCAAACAGTGAAAAACGCATTTCTGAAAGCGTCCACATGGCCCTGGAAATGGCTGATGGAAACCTGATTCTTGGAATTCAGGAAAAGGACGGCGGACTGAAGGATCAGGTATATTCAAAACACCTTTTTGATCCTGAAAGCGGCCTCTCCTATGAGGATCCCGCTCCGAATCTCTTCTCATTTAATTCACCGTACGGAGCCTGTAAAGCGTGTAACGGTCTTGGTTACAGATACGACGTGAGCCGTGAACTGGTTATACCCAATCCGGAGCAATCGATCAGTGACGGGGGTATCCGCTACCTGGGACAGCCGAGGGATATATTCATCTTCAAGCAAATTCGTGCGGTACTTGAGTCGGTTGATCATGATTTTGACATGCCACTGAAAAATTTCAGCGATGAAGCACTCGACTTATTGTTTGAGGGAGGCGGAGACAAGAAATTCAACGTCAGTTATGATTTCAAAAACAGCAACGTCACCTACAAGCATAAATTTTCCGGTCTGCGGTCGGTGATTCGCGAACAGTATGAGGAGAGCAAATCAAACAAACAGCGCGACAAGGCAAAAGCGTTTTTATCAAAAATAACCTGCCCCGAGTGCGGCGGCGGAAGGCTGAATCATGAAGCGTTATCCTATAAGATTGACGGATTCACCATTCAGGACCTGGTGCAGCGGGATATCCGGAACCTTCGGAAAACAATCGGCAACCTGAAACTGTCGGAGAGACAGCGCAAAATTGGCCAGCAGGTGCTCAAAGAGATTATCGACCGAATCGATTTTCTGTTGAATGTTGGCCTGAGCTATTTGTCGCTCGATCGCGAAGCACAAACGCTCTCGGGCGGTGAGGCTCAGCGGATACGTCTGGCTACCCAGATCGGTACGCAGCTCGTCGGGGTGCTCTATATCCTTGATGAGCCCAGTATCGGCCTTCACCAACGGGATAACATCAAACTGATCAAATCACTTGAAACCCTGCGTGATCTTGGAAACTCCGTTATTGTTGTAGAGCATGACCGGGAAACCATTGAACATGCGGATTATGTGGTGGATCTGGGTCCCGGGGCAGGAACGCATGGCGGTTACATCGTTACCAAAGGCACACCGGACGAACTCGACCCGGACTCCATGACGATGAAATTTCTGCGTGATGAGGAGTCTATTCCCCTTCCCGGGAAGCGGCGCAAGGGTTCCGGCAAAGAGATCCGCATTCATAACGCCAGGGGGCATAACCTGAAAGAAGTGGATCTTTCGGTACCCCTCGGAAAGTTTATTTGCGTTACAGGGGTTAGCGGCAGCGGAAAGAGTTCACTGATCAATCAAACGCTGGTTCCTATTCTTTCCAACGAATTTTACAATTCCAAATCAGTCCCCCTTCCCTATAAAACTGTAGAGGGCCTGAACCATGTTGACAAGGTGATCTCCATTGATCAGAGTCCGATAGGCCGTACACCGAGATCCAATCCGGGCACATACACCAAAGTCTTCGACCATATCAGGTCGCTTTTTGCAGAGTTGCCCGAATCCAAAATCAGGGGATACGATCAGGGCCGTTTTTCATTCAATGTAAAAGGCGGCCGGTGCGAAACCTGCAAGGGTGACGGTGTTCGTAAAATTGAAATGAATTTCCTGCCCGATATCTATGTGAACTGCGAAGTCTGCAACGGCAAACGGTACAATCGTGAGACCCTTGAAATTCATTATAAGGGCAAAAATATTTCGGACGTGCTTCAGATGCCTGTTAGCGAAGCCGTTGAATTTTTTGACTCCGTACCGGCAATCAAACGCAAACTGAAGACATTGAACTCCGTGGGCCTTGGTTATCTCACACTTGGCCAGTCGAGTACCACGCTGAGCGGCGGTGAAGCGCAGCGAATCAAGCTATCCAGGGAACTTTCCAAGATAGGCACCGGCGACACCATCTATATCATGGATGAGCCGACCACCGGTCTTCATTTTCAGGATGTTCGCATGCTGGTTGACGTGATTCAAAAGCTGGTAGAGAAAGGTAACACGGTGATTGTGATCGAGCATAACATGGATCTTATCAAAGCTGCCGACTGGATCATTGACCTTGGCCCCGAAGGCGGCGAAGGCGGCGGTGAAATTATCGCAGAGGGAACACCGGAAGAGGTTAGCCGCATTTCCGAAAGCCATACGGGCCGTTATCTGAATGAAGAACTCTCGCGCAGCAGGGAGAAAGCGGCTGCAGACTGA
- a CDS encoding adenylosuccinate synthase, translating to MSVRIIIGAQWGDEGKGKVVDLLSKEAHYVVRYQGGANAGHTLKFDDKTIVLHLIPSGMFNGNSRCVIGNGVVIDPVALVEEIAEVEKLDVDLKDRLFISSSAHVILPYHKILDQVKEKSRGKDAIGTTGRGIGPAYVSKVSRVGIRMGDLLHEELLQEKISRNLNDINNALEHIYGEDTLKTSEMMDALRPAMVRLKSFICNTTDLLHSALKKGESVLLEGAQGSLLDVDHGTYPYVTSSSPTAGGACTGSGIPPLAITHSTGITKAYCTRVGNGPFPTELNDNFGETLRRNGQEFGATTGRPRRCGWLDLPALLYAVRLNGMNELALTKLDVLDDFETIRVCTHYELNGKETTVFPLDADMVDKLKPVYRDFEGWKSSTRNISEFKELPENAQKYIRFIEEYTGVRFTIISTGPKRSETITC from the coding sequence ATGTCAGTACGTATCATAATTGGTGCCCAGTGGGGTGATGAGGGAAAAGGAAAAGTTGTTGATCTTCTGAGCAAGGAAGCCCATTACGTGGTCCGGTATCAGGGAGGGGCTAATGCAGGGCATACCCTGAAGTTTGATGATAAAACCATTGTGCTTCATCTTATCCCATCCGGAATGTTTAACGGCAACTCCAGGTGTGTGATCGGCAATGGCGTCGTTATAGATCCTGTTGCCCTGGTTGAGGAAATTGCAGAGGTCGAAAAACTGGATGTGGATCTGAAAGACCGGCTATTCATCAGCAGCTCAGCCCACGTTATCCTTCCTTATCATAAAATACTGGATCAGGTAAAAGAGAAGAGCAGGGGGAAAGACGCCATTGGCACGACTGGCCGGGGTATCGGGCCCGCCTATGTCAGCAAGGTGTCGCGTGTTGGAATAAGAATGGGCGACCTGTTGCACGAAGAACTCCTTCAGGAAAAAATCTCAAGAAACCTGAATGATATCAACAATGCCCTGGAGCACATCTATGGTGAAGATACACTCAAAACCTCCGAGATGATGGATGCCCTGCGTCCTGCCATGGTTCGTTTGAAATCCTTCATCTGCAACACAACCGATCTGCTTCACAGCGCCCTGAAGAAAGGTGAGTCGGTACTTCTGGAGGGAGCACAGGGCAGTCTGCTGGATGTAGACCACGGCACTTATCCTTATGTTACATCTTCGTCGCCCACAGCCGGCGGCGCCTGCACAGGAAGCGGCATACCACCGCTTGCCATCACCCACTCAACCGGCATCACAAAAGCATACTGCACGCGGGTTGGTAACGGGCCTTTCCCCACTGAGCTGAATGACAACTTCGGGGAAACACTACGCAGGAACGGACAGGAGTTTGGCGCCACAACAGGCAGGCCTCGCAGATGTGGATGGCTCGACCTTCCGGCTCTGCTATACGCGGTGCGACTCAACGGAATGAATGAACTTGCGCTTACCAAACTGGATGTTTTAGACGATTTTGAAACCATCAGGGTTTGTACTCATTACGAGCTGAATGGCAAAGAGACCACAGTGTTTCCACTTGATGCTGATATGGTTGATAAACTTAAACCGGTTTACAGAGATTTTGAAGGCTGGAAAAGTTCAACAAGAAATATTTCAGAATTCAAAGAGCTGCCCGAAAATGCACAAAAATATATCCGGTTTATAGAAGAGTACACGGGAGTTCGTTTTACGATCATCTCTACCGGTCCAAAACGGTCGGAAACCATTACCTGCTGA
- a CDS encoding DegQ family serine endoprotease codes for MDRLTKSIIAVVAVAFFLIGINFGSDLGFTSDSAGSGQELPEFRTLDKSEASPNVLRDFNNALVDVADRTNPTVVTINTTQTVTQRQRSPFSLFFDDPRFDQEREFQRRGLGSGVIVSDDGYILTNNHVIEGAEEIQVSLYDGTELDAEIVGADPASDIAVLKISMDDLTAIPLGDSDELRVGEMVLAIGSPLQTQFANTVSMGIVSAKGRTGVRLNQFENYIQTDAAINPGNSGGPLINVDGELIGINTAIASRSGGSQGIGFAIPVNMARNVMEALISEGRVSRGYLGITLGGEVDRTMARALGMETPRGFVVGDVVEGGPADESGLMEGDVVVRLNGEIVQNFLDFRIAIANTMPGTEVEIEVFRDGENRTLTVELGELETEEIVSEMENNDMENLREELGFAVDELTDNIRRQLNLDSQTSGVVVSDISEGSQAYGQGLRRGDVISQVAGTQVTSPQEFYGAIQALMDEGTEVALLRVNRQGRNIFVAFEL; via the coding sequence ATGGATCGATTAACCAAGAGTATTATTGCAGTTGTAGCCGTCGCTTTTTTTCTGATTGGTATAAATTTCGGATCGGATCTGGGTTTCACCTCAGATTCAGCCGGATCAGGCCAGGAGCTTCCCGAATTCAGAACACTGGATAAATCTGAAGCGAGTCCAAACGTTCTGCGGGACTTTAACAATGCGCTGGTTGACGTGGCCGACCGTACCAACCCGACCGTTGTGACCATTAATACAACGCAGACCGTTACCCAGCGCCAGCGATCGCCTTTTTCACTCTTTTTCGACGATCCCCGCTTTGATCAGGAGCGTGAATTTCAGAGAAGGGGACTCGGATCCGGCGTGATTGTATCCGATGACGGATATATACTGACTAACAACCACGTGATTGAAGGAGCTGAGGAGATCCAGGTATCGTTATATGATGGAACTGAGCTGGATGCAGAAATTGTAGGTGCGGATCCTGCAAGTGATATTGCTGTTCTGAAGATATCCATGGATGACCTTACGGCCATACCGCTTGGAGACAGCGACGAACTTCGAGTGGGTGAGATGGTTCTCGCGATCGGAAGCCCGCTTCAGACCCAGTTTGCCAATACGGTTTCGATGGGTATTGTGAGTGCCAAAGGACGTACAGGGGTCAGGCTGAATCAGTTTGAAAACTATATTCAGACCGATGCAGCCATCAATCCGGGCAATTCAGGCGGCCCCTTGATTAATGTGGATGGAGAGCTTATCGGTATCAATACAGCCATAGCAAGCCGTAGCGGCGGCAGCCAGGGAATCGGGTTTGCCATACCGGTAAATATGGCGCGCAATGTTATGGAAGCACTTATTAGCGAAGGGCGTGTTTCGCGAGGATATCTTGGCATTACGCTTGGCGGTGAAGTGGACAGAACAATGGCCCGCGCATTGGGTATGGAAACACCCCGCGGTTTTGTGGTGGGCGATGTTGTTGAAGGAGGCCCCGCAGATGAATCGGGACTCATGGAAGGAGACGTAGTTGTACGACTGAATGGCGAAATCGTGCAAAACTTTCTCGATTTCAGGATCGCAATTGCCAATACAATGCCCGGTACGGAAGTTGAGATTGAAGTTTTCCGTGACGGAGAGAACCGCACATTGACCGTAGAACTTGGTGAACTCGAAACAGAAGAAATTGTATCCGAAATGGAGAACAACGATATGGAGAATCTCCGTGAAGAGCTGGGTTTTGCAGTGGATGAACTGACCGATAATATTCGGCGACAGCTGAATCTGGACTCTCAGACGTCCGGTGTGGTTGTTTCCGATATCAGCGAGGGCAGTCAGGCCTACGGTCAGGGACTGCGCAGGGGCGATGTGATTTCGCAGGTGGCCGGAACACAGGTGACATCACCGCAGGAATTTTATGGTGCAATTCAGGCATTGATGGATGAAGGCACTGAAGTGGCCCTGTTGCGCGTTAACAGACAGGGAAGGAATATTTTCGTAGCATTTGAGTTGTAA